In one Patescibacteria group bacterium genomic region, the following are encoded:
- a CDS encoding anaerobic ribonucleoside-triphosphate reductase activating protein, producing the protein MMKIGGLQKLTLVDYPGKVAATVFLIGCNFRCPFCQNYELVSPDVESGSDSILESDFFNFLDSKIGLIDGICITGGEPTINADLIDFIKKIKVKGFLVKLDSNGSNPEVLSEIINEKLVDFIAMDIKTSLDRYEKAINVKIDLNKIKKSVELIKTSGIDYEFRTTIVPGLVEKDDIEKIGQWLKGVKKFALQQFQNKKVLDKEFEKIQPYPDETLKEFKKILEKYIEKAELRI; encoded by the coding sequence ATTATGAAAATCGGTGGTTTGCAAAAACTTACTCTTGTTGATTATCCGGGAAAAGTTGCGGCCACTGTTTTTTTAATCGGATGTAATTTTAGATGCCCTTTTTGTCAGAATTATGAATTAGTGAGCCCCGACGTAGAGTCGGGGTCAGATTCTATTCTAGAATCTGATTTTTTTAACTTTCTAGATTCGAAAATCGGTCTAATAGATGGGATTTGTATTACTGGCGGAGAGCCGACAATTAATGCGGATTTAATTGATTTTATTAAAAAAATAAAAGTAAAAGGATTTTTAGTAAAATTAGATAGCAATGGGTCGAACCCAGAAGTATTAAGCGAAATAATCAATGAAAAACTGGTTGATTTTATTGCTATGGATATTAAAACTAGTTTGGATAGATACGAAAAAGCAATCAATGTAAAAATTGATTTAAATAAAATAAAGAAAAGCGTAGAATTAATAAAAACTTCAGGCATTGATTATGAATTTAGAACAACTATTGTGCCAGGATTAGTTGAGAAGGATGATATAGAAAAAATCGGCCAATGGCTAAAAGGCGTAAAAAAATTCGCTTTACAGCAATTTCAAAATAAAAAAGTTCTGGATAAAGAATTTGAAAAAATCCAGCCGTATCCAGACGAAACTCTAAAAGAGTTTAAAAAGATTTTGGAAAAATACATTGAAAAGGCGGAATTGAGAATATAG